GGAATATCGTTTTGACGGGAGGGGGCTCGCGCATTCGGGGGATGGCTCGGGGATTGATGTCGGGTCTTGCATCGTTTGGGGAGGTACAGGTCCACGAGGTGGCGGATCCCGAGTTTGCCGGAGTGACGGGGGCCTTGAAACTTGCGACCGAGCTTCCCTTCGATTATTGGACCAGAGCGACCGAGGGAACAGGCGATTGAACAATGATCGCAGAGGACCGTGGAGGGTGATCAAGTGGAAGTGTCCGCCTCGGATGGAATCCGACAATCGCCGGAATCGCAACAGGATTCTCGGCAACGATTCATGCCCGGCTCCATCAAATGAACAAAGAGCAAAGATGCAACAGTGGCCCCAAGCATCGGTCCCAGAACATAGACCCAGAAAAATCCTCCACGGGTATCGGGAAACGCGGCATCCCCCCATCCGGCCAACCATGAAAAAATTCGTGGCGCCAAATCACGTGCGGGATTGAGACCCGCTTGGGTCAATGGTGCGATCAGACCGATCACGGTCGTCACCGTCAGGCCAATGAACACCGGTGCCAGGCTGTCATCCGGGCGACCAAGATTGCACCCTTCCGTAAGAAGGAAAATCAGCAAAACCAGAAGAAAAGTTCCCACCGCTTCCGCCCCCACGGCCAGAGACAGCGTCGTCCGAACGTTCTCTCCCATGCCAGGATTGGGATAGAATTCACCGAAGATCATTGCCGTGCCGATCGACCCGGGAGTCCCCCGGACAATGCCATGCAGACGTTCATAGGCGGTGATGGAATCGGCAAAAAGGCCATACAGAATCACCGCTGCCAGGAGTGCCCCAAGTAACTGGGCCAGCCAGTAGAACGGAAGCCGTCCTGGAGTCATTCTCCTGGCAAGAACCATGGCCCAACTGACTGCCGGATTC
This is a stretch of genomic DNA from Magnetococcales bacterium. It encodes these proteins:
- a CDS encoding MIP family channel protein translates to MKSGEFFGELIGTFLLVLFGCGTVAVAVLFGGHHGLFDVALSWGIGVTLAIYATRHLSCAHLNPAVSWAMVLARRMTPGRLPFYWLAQLLGALLAAVILYGLFADSITAYERLHGIVRGTPGSIGTAMIFGEFYPNPGMGENVRTTLSLAVGAEAVGTFLLVLLIFLLTEGCNLGRPDDSLAPVFIGLTVTTVIGLIAPLTQAGLNPARDLAPRIFSWLAGWGDAAFPDTRGGFFWVYVLGPMLGATVASLLFVHLMEPGMNRCRESCCDSGDCRIPSEADTST